The following are encoded in a window of Dysidea avara chromosome 4, odDysAvar1.4, whole genome shotgun sequence genomic DNA:
- the LOC136253421 gene encoding uncharacterized protein C6orf163-like, translated as MNLDSVKLEANDPLIYRRLAATHVDILSIGANVEKKCKEIVEEERQKTIRSTEEVIRREEESKRLEALSKAADEAQRQKELLLEEATKERLLAIVEANAVLTAELKQQEELNIKLVRGAEDKRLQQALKDASIEASKRQDEAVALARAEEQESARKEAERVAQITEDRRIEASLQAEEEQRKALENQEQQLSEKHVAEMKAKEQELQQTHANEMDKLKQDYDTLLSQLNSKLQEEQGINSRLTADLQQMTLEKEDWEKKYQNLKVEFSHFIDQFPGFRGEFILK; from the exons ATGAATCTCGATAGCGTCAAGTTGGAAGCAAACGACCCCTTAATTTACCGCAGACTTGCAGCTACTCATGTTGATATTTTAA GCATAGGTGCTAATGTAGAGAAGAAATGCAAAGAAATTGTAGAGGAAGAGAGACAGAAAACAATCCGTTCTACAGAAGAAGTGATACGGAGAGAAGAGGAGTCCAAAAGGCTAGAA GCTTTGAGTAAAGCAGCTGACGAAGCACAGAGACAGAAAGAATTACTACTAGAAGAAGCAACAAAGGAGAGATTGCTAGCTATTGTTGAGGCCAATGCTGTACTAACTGCCGAGCTGAAACAACAAGAAGAGCTCAACATTAAACTTGTGCGAGGAGCTGAAGACAAGAGGCTACAACAGGCACTCAAAGATGCCTCAATCGAAGCATCAAAAAGACAAGATGAAGCTGTAGCTTTAGCTCGAGCAGAAGAACAAGAGTCGGCAAGAAAGGAGGCTGAGAGAGTTGCTCAAATTACAGAAGACAGAAGAATTGAAGCTTCACTACAAGCTGAAGAGGAACAGCGAAAAGCTTTAGAAAACCAAGAGCAACAATTGAGCGAAAAACATGTTGCAGAAATGAAAGCCAAAGAGCAAGAATTACAGCAAACTCATGCCAATGAAATGGACAAACTAAAACAAGATTATGATACGCTGTTGAGCCAGCTGAATTCCAAGTTACAAGAAGAGCAAGGTATTAATAGTCGCCTGACTGCTGATCTTCAGCAAATGACTTTAGAAAAAGAAGACTGGGAGAAGAAATATCAAAACCTAAAGGTGGAGTTTTCACATTTCATTGACCAGTTTCCTGGGTTTAGAGGTGAATTTATTTTAAAGTAA